The Halobacterium litoreum genome includes a region encoding these proteins:
- a CDS encoding rubrerythrin family protein, with product MDAADFRAAAEAAKQTELDRLGSSKRLVAVTGADLSTDTVLERAAASEAAASEVFAGWAGDSDGDAADAFEDWAATEREHYERVRDELGEDVAAEPGAVHDFLREQTDPISRAGATVGRGLVAERTLTQFVGYFVNDADEPRADLFRELKADTSEDTERAIELLDRVCESESDWERAEAAALGAIDAAYEEYVDALESMGVDAKSVC from the coding sequence ATGGACGCCGCCGACTTCCGGGCCGCCGCCGAAGCCGCGAAACAGACCGAACTCGACCGCCTCGGCTCCTCGAAGCGCCTCGTCGCCGTGACCGGCGCCGACCTCTCGACGGACACCGTCCTCGAACGCGCCGCCGCGAGCGAGGCCGCCGCCAGCGAGGTGTTCGCCGGCTGGGCCGGGGACAGCGACGGGGACGCGGCGGACGCCTTCGAGGACTGGGCGGCGACCGAGCGCGAGCACTACGAGCGCGTCCGGGACGAACTCGGCGAGGACGTGGCCGCCGAACCGGGCGCAGTCCACGACTTCCTCCGCGAGCAGACCGACCCGATTTCGCGGGCCGGCGCGACCGTCGGCCGCGGCCTCGTCGCCGAGCGCACGCTCACGCAGTTCGTCGGCTACTTCGTGAACGACGCCGACGAACCGCGCGCCGACCTGTTCCGAGAGTTGAAGGCCGACACGTCCGAGGACACCGAACGCGCAATCGAGTTGCTCGATAGGGTCTGCGAGAGCGAATCGGACTGGGAGCGCGCCGAGGCCGCGGCCCTCGGGGCCATCGACGCGGCCTACGAGGAGTACGTCGACGCGCTGGAGTCGATGGGCGTGGACGCGAAGTCGGTGTGTTGA
- a CDS encoding M48 family metalloprotease — protein sequence MHAVALLVAPLLAYLASRAVTAAAVRGADRVTAATRLRRANRLLQVAAGLGGIALATDSLLDDAVVAAVPGPDTAGLLVALAGTVAVGGVLPALSVHLGSRPAWATVAGREPDYPSVVRRYVVVAGLLTVPAFVVVAAWLAAPAGVSGLPVVAGAALAVVAGLPVAAAALGAVRRPTPAERAVVPECARDLRVRVVATDRNPVANAVAAGVVPGLRYVFVTDALFETLDDAAVAAVLAHEAGHHRRHHVLARFLATGLALAPLFLTASGVFDALLPATAASVGLLLLVGPAVRWTEYDADAYAADRVGAASMERALATLADRGLLPTDRPPLVGLVSLHPAVADRLSRLRDHNRF from the coding sequence ATGCACGCGGTCGCCCTCCTCGTCGCCCCCCTGCTCGCGTACCTCGCGAGTCGCGCCGTCACCGCGGCCGCCGTCCGCGGCGCCGACCGCGTCACCGCGGCGACGCGACTGCGGCGCGCGAACCGGCTCCTGCAGGTCGCGGCGGGCCTCGGCGGCATCGCGCTCGCCACCGACTCGCTTCTCGACGACGCCGTCGTCGCCGCCGTCCCCGGCCCCGACACCGCCGGCTTGCTCGTCGCGCTCGCCGGCACCGTCGCCGTCGGCGGCGTCCTCCCCGCGCTCTCGGTCCACCTCGGCTCCCGGCCGGCGTGGGCGACCGTCGCCGGTCGCGAGCCGGACTACCCGAGTGTCGTCCGGCGCTACGTCGTCGTCGCCGGCCTCCTCACCGTCCCCGCGTTCGTCGTCGTCGCGGCGTGGCTCGCCGCCCCCGCCGGCGTCAGCGGCCTCCCGGTCGTCGCCGGCGCCGCGCTCGCCGTCGTCGCCGGTCTCCCCGTCGCGGCCGCCGCGCTCGGTGCGGTTCGCCGTCCGACGCCCGCCGAACGCGCCGTCGTCCCGGAGTGCGCGCGAGACCTCCGGGTGCGCGTCGTCGCCACCGACCGCAACCCCGTCGCGAACGCCGTCGCCGCCGGCGTCGTCCCCGGCCTCCGGTACGTGTTCGTCACGGACGCGCTGTTCGAGACGCTCGACGACGCCGCCGTCGCCGCCGTGCTCGCGCACGAAGCCGGCCACCACCGCCGCCACCACGTCCTCGCGCGATTCCTCGCCACCGGGCTCGCGCTCGCGCCGCTGTTCCTCACGGCGAGCGGCGTGTTCGACGCGCTCCTCCCGGCAACCGCCGCCTCCGTCGGTCTCCTGTTGCTCGTCGGGCCGGCGGTGCGCTGGACCGAGTACGACGCCGACGCGTACGCCGCCGACCGCGTCGGCGCGGCGTCGATGGAGCGCGCGCTCGCCACGCTCGCCGACCGCGGCCTGCTTCCCACCGACCGCCCGCCGCTCGTCGGCCTCGTGTCGCTGCACCCCGCCGTCGCCGACCGGCTCTCGCGCCTGCGCGACCACAACCGTTTTTGA
- a CDS encoding geranylgeranyl reductase family protein, giving the protein MTTHEYDVVVVGAGTSGCYTAATVSNAGYDVAVVERKSAEEAGHIACGDALKGADSFPEAIPKSKLEPAFTNTGVDHGRFEIPQEDTVLDIPVPGELAVIDRWEYGRCVIDGADEAGADFHYDVVVQDVLQDRSGTVTGVKGTRRGDAVQFDADIVVDAAGALSVLQDKVDVADATFDTNVSYSQFCSAYREIVEVPEPVEWDDALVFKPTERAAGYLWYFPRTDTEINAGLGFQMNEEPMQLVDDLKRDLRRRPEFEGAEVKDKLGAALPTRRPYDSATAPGFLAVGDAAGHVNPTTGGGIAGAAYAGKYAGEQAIEALEAGDVSEAMLWEYNERVMDHFGARYAGLDVYNILSTAVDVDDLMGLLAALPGQKLAEALYAGSTDFSLRLKVVTALKSYGYWGEIWNFYKTKQQADRLIDHYGDYPSSPEGMAAWQSRRDDIMDDVYAVTGADAKY; this is encoded by the coding sequence ATGACTACCCACGAGTACGACGTCGTGGTCGTCGGGGCCGGCACCTCGGGCTGTTACACGGCCGCGACGGTCTCGAACGCGGGGTACGACGTCGCCGTCGTCGAGCGAAAGTCCGCCGAGGAGGCGGGGCACATCGCGTGTGGGGACGCGCTGAAGGGCGCGGACTCCTTCCCGGAGGCGATTCCGAAGTCGAAACTCGAACCGGCGTTCACGAACACGGGAGTCGACCACGGGCGCTTCGAGATTCCCCAGGAGGACACCGTCCTCGACATCCCGGTGCCGGGCGAACTCGCGGTCATCGACCGCTGGGAGTACGGTCGCTGTGTCATCGACGGCGCCGACGAGGCGGGCGCTGACTTCCACTACGACGTGGTCGTCCAGGACGTGCTCCAGGACCGCTCGGGCACCGTGACCGGCGTGAAGGGGACGCGGCGCGGCGACGCCGTCCAGTTCGACGCCGACATCGTCGTGGACGCCGCGGGCGCGCTCTCCGTGTTGCAGGACAAGGTCGACGTGGCCGACGCCACGTTCGACACGAACGTCTCGTACTCGCAGTTCTGCTCGGCGTACCGCGAAATCGTGGAAGTCCCGGAGCCGGTGGAGTGGGACGACGCGCTCGTGTTCAAGCCGACCGAGCGCGCCGCGGGCTACCTCTGGTACTTCCCGCGCACCGACACCGAAATCAACGCCGGCCTCGGCTTCCAGATGAACGAGGAGCCGATGCAACTCGTGGACGACCTGAAACGGGACCTGCGTCGACGTCCCGAGTTCGAGGGCGCGGAAGTGAAGGACAAACTCGGCGCGGCGCTCCCGACCCGGCGCCCCTACGACTCCGCGACCGCACCCGGGTTCCTCGCGGTGGGTGACGCCGCCGGCCACGTCAACCCGACGACTGGCGGCGGCATCGCGGGCGCGGCGTACGCCGGGAAGTACGCCGGCGAGCAGGCCATCGAGGCCCTGGAAGCCGGCGACGTCTCCGAGGCGATGCTCTGGGAGTACAACGAGCGCGTGATGGACCACTTCGGCGCGCGGTACGCCGGCCTCGACGTGTACAACATCCTCTCGACGGCCGTCGACGTGGACGACCTGATGGGGCTGCTCGCGGCGCTCCCCGGCCAGAAACTCGCCGAAGCGCTGTACGCCGGGAGCACGGACTTCAGCCTCCGCCTGAAGGTCGTGACGGCCCTGAAGTCCTACGGCTACTGGGGCGAAATCTGGAACTTCTACAAGACGAAACAGCAGGCCGACCGCCTCATCGACCACTACGGCGACTACCCGAGTTCGCCGGAGGGAATGGCCGCCTGGCAGTCCCGGCGCGACGACATCATGGACGACGTGTACGCCGTCACCGGCGCGGACGCGAAGTACTAG
- a CDS encoding flavin reductase family protein, whose amino-acid sequence MELDPAETGMYRTLSGAMVPRPIAWVSSVSEDGHDNLAPFSFSTVAAIDPPTLLFAPTDLEKDTPRNVRETGEFVVNVVTEDVVEAMNETSATCPPDVSEFDHAGVERADSRKIDAPRVAESPVNFECRLADTVEVGSSVLVLGEVVWVHADDDVTTDGKLDTNKLDAVGRMAGSEYAYTRERFSLERPD is encoded by the coding sequence ATGGAACTCGACCCCGCCGAAACCGGGATGTACCGGACGCTCTCGGGCGCGATGGTGCCCCGCCCAATCGCGTGGGTGTCCTCGGTGAGCGAGGACGGCCACGACAACCTCGCGCCGTTCAGTTTCTCGACGGTCGCCGCCATCGACCCGCCGACGCTGCTGTTCGCGCCGACCGACCTCGAGAAGGACACGCCCCGGAACGTCCGCGAGACCGGCGAGTTCGTCGTGAACGTCGTCACCGAGGACGTGGTCGAGGCGATGAACGAGACGAGCGCGACCTGCCCACCCGACGTGAGCGAGTTCGACCACGCAGGCGTCGAGCGCGCCGACTCCCGGAAAATCGACGCGCCGCGCGTCGCGGAGTCCCCGGTGAACTTCGAGTGCCGCCTCGCGGACACCGTCGAAGTCGGCTCGTCGGTGCTCGTTCTCGGGGAAGTCGTCTGGGTCCACGCCGACGACGACGTGACCACGGACGGCAAACTCGACACGAACAAACTCGACGCCGTCGGGCGGATGGCGGGCAGCGAGTACGCCTACACGCGCGAGCGGTTCTCGCTGGAGCGCCCGGACTGA
- a CDS encoding S9 family peptidase — MAYDIERYLNIRSAGGPTVGPDGSVAFLLDTTGSNQVWRLDEPGAWPEQLTFHDERVAWASFSPTRDELVYGKDAGGDEFHQLHLLSGDGSEDVELTDFPDAKHNFGGWSHGGDRFAYVANRRSQATFDVYVQGREETGEDADLVLEGDRFDRVSAAGWSPSDDRLLLHDSHSNFSQDVYVLDLESGDVTHATPFEADTRFSSVAWAPDGDGVYVATDHESDTRYLGLLDPETGDIERVADGGDWSIEAVTTHHDSGRLAYVRNADGYSELTVADTDGATLDEYPAPEIPDGVVFGLSWGPDGDEMAVAISAATDNTNVHVVDVASGASERWTDASTAGIPRETFRDPELVHYETFDGREIPAFLTLPDGDGPHPVVVDFHGGPEAQRRPWFHSLRQYFVDNGYAVFEPNVRGSSGYGKAYMNLDNVRNRMDSVKDGKAGVDWLTARDDVDPDRIVAYGGSYGGFMTLASLTEYPDAWAAGVDIVGIANFVTFLENTGDWRREHREAEYGSLAEDREFLESISPINNADRIRAPLLVLHGANDPRVPVGEAEQIAEVASEHVPVEKLIFEDEGHGFVKRENRIEAYTKVVEFLDEHV, encoded by the coding sequence ATGGCCTACGACATCGAGCGGTACCTCAATATCCGCAGCGCGGGCGGGCCGACGGTCGGCCCGGACGGGTCGGTGGCGTTCCTCCTCGACACCACCGGGTCGAATCAGGTGTGGCGACTCGACGAACCGGGGGCGTGGCCCGAGCAGTTGACGTTCCACGACGAGCGCGTCGCGTGGGCGTCGTTCTCGCCGACGCGGGACGAACTCGTCTACGGGAAAGACGCCGGCGGCGACGAGTTCCACCAACTCCACTTGCTCTCGGGCGACGGGAGCGAGGACGTCGAACTCACCGACTTCCCGGACGCGAAACACAACTTCGGCGGGTGGAGTCACGGCGGCGACCGGTTCGCGTACGTCGCCAACCGCCGGAGTCAGGCGACCTTCGACGTGTACGTCCAGGGCCGCGAGGAGACCGGCGAGGACGCCGACCTCGTACTGGAGGGCGACCGCTTCGACCGCGTGTCGGCCGCGGGCTGGAGCCCGAGCGACGACCGCCTCCTCCTCCACGACAGCCACTCGAACTTCAGTCAGGACGTGTACGTCCTCGACCTCGAATCCGGCGACGTCACGCACGCCACGCCGTTCGAGGCAGACACGCGGTTCTCGTCGGTCGCGTGGGCGCCCGACGGCGACGGCGTCTACGTCGCCACCGACCACGAGTCCGACACGCGATACCTCGGCCTGCTCGACCCCGAGACGGGCGACATCGAGCGCGTCGCGGACGGCGGCGACTGGTCCATCGAAGCCGTCACCACCCACCACGACTCGGGCCGCCTCGCGTACGTCCGGAACGCCGACGGCTACAGCGAACTCACCGTCGCCGACACCGACGGCGCGACCCTCGACGAGTACCCCGCGCCCGAGATTCCGGACGGCGTCGTCTTCGGGCTATCGTGGGGCCCCGACGGCGACGAGATGGCGGTCGCGATTTCGGCCGCCACGGACAACACCAACGTCCACGTCGTGGACGTCGCGTCGGGCGCGAGCGAGCGCTGGACGGACGCCTCGACGGCCGGCATCCCTCGGGAGACGTTCCGGGACCCCGAACTCGTCCACTACGAGACGTTCGACGGCCGCGAGATTCCCGCGTTCCTCACGCTCCCCGACGGCGACGGCCCGCACCCAGTGGTCGTTGACTTCCACGGCGGCCCAGAGGCCCAGCGCCGGCCGTGGTTCCACAGCCTCCGCCAGTACTTCGTGGACAACGGCTACGCCGTCTTCGAGCCGAACGTCCGCGGCTCCTCGGGCTACGGGAAGGCGTACATGAACCTCGACAACGTCCGCAACCGGATGGACTCGGTGAAAGACGGGAAGGCGGGCGTCGACTGGCTCACCGCCCGCGACGACGTCGACCCCGACCGCATCGTCGCGTACGGCGGCTCCTACGGCGGTTTCATGACGCTCGCGTCGCTCACCGAGTACCCCGACGCGTGGGCCGCCGGCGTCGACATCGTCGGCATCGCGAACTTCGTCACGTTCCTCGAGAACACGGGCGACTGGCGGCGCGAGCACCGCGAGGCCGAGTACGGCAGCCTCGCCGAGGACCGCGAGTTCCTCGAATCCATCAGCCCCATCAACAACGCCGACCGGATTCGCGCACCCCTGCTCGTGCTCCACGGCGCGAACGACCCCCGCGTCCCCGTCGGCGAAGCCGAACAGATTGCGGAGGTGGCGAGCGAGCACGTCCCCGTCGAGAAACTGATTTTCGAGGACGAAGGCCACGGCTTCGTGAAGCGCGAGAACCGCATCGAAGCGTACACGAAAGTCGTCGAGTTCCTCGACGAGCACGTCTGA
- a CDS encoding MBL fold metallo-hydrolase: protein MGSPSVTPRELYDRARSGGASVLDIRDRDEFEAWHVDGPGVTAEHVPYMEFVSAGVAGDPADLVPDALAEPIVVVCAVGRSSDEVAGDLREAGVDAVNLEGGMDAWGDLVVARDLGNGVVQYERPSSGCLSYLLADGGEAAVIDPLAAAANRYEADAAERGLSIEYAVDTHVHADHLSGVRALADATGAERVLPAGATDRGLAYDATLAGDGDSLAVGGRELAVEHAPGHTTELVVLDWGDDLLTADCLFLDSVGRPDLEDEDRARALAGRQHDTLRDVVLSHDDDTRVLPGHVDASTEPGEVGFAASLGDVRERIDLLELDREAFVERVTTDLPPRPANFETIVATNLGERELDEAALELERGPNNCAVSAAK, encoded by the coding sequence ATGGGTTCTCCGTCCGTCACCCCCCGCGAACTGTACGACCGAGCGCGCTCGGGCGGCGCGAGCGTCCTCGACATCAGGGACCGCGACGAGTTCGAGGCGTGGCACGTCGACGGCCCCGGCGTCACCGCCGAACACGTCCCCTACATGGAGTTCGTGTCCGCGGGCGTCGCCGGCGACCCCGCCGACCTCGTGCCCGACGCGCTCGCCGAGCCCATCGTCGTGGTCTGTGCCGTCGGGCGGTCCAGCGACGAGGTCGCCGGCGACCTCCGCGAGGCCGGTGTCGACGCCGTGAACCTCGAAGGTGGCATGGATGCGTGGGGCGACCTCGTCGTCGCCCGCGACCTCGGGAACGGCGTCGTGCAGTACGAGCGCCCGTCGAGTGGCTGTCTCTCCTATCTCCTCGCGGACGGCGGCGAGGCCGCCGTAATCGACCCACTCGCGGCCGCCGCAAACCGCTACGAGGCCGACGCCGCGGAGCGCGGACTGTCAATCGAGTACGCCGTCGACACGCACGTCCACGCCGACCACCTCAGCGGCGTGCGCGCGCTCGCCGACGCGACCGGCGCCGAGCGCGTGCTACCCGCGGGCGCGACCGACCGCGGCCTCGCGTACGACGCGACGCTCGCCGGCGACGGCGACAGCCTCGCGGTCGGGGGCCGAGAACTCGCGGTCGAACACGCGCCCGGCCACACCACCGAACTGGTCGTGCTCGACTGGGGCGACGACCTGCTGACGGCGGACTGCCTGTTCCTCGACAGCGTCGGGCGCCCGGACCTCGAAGACGAGGACCGCGCCCGCGCCCTCGCGGGCCGCCAGCACGACACGCTCCGGGACGTCGTGCTCTCGCACGACGACGACACCCGCGTCCTCCCGGGTCACGTCGACGCCTCGACGGAACCGGGGGAGGTCGGGTTCGCCGCGTCGCTCGGAGACGTGCGCGAGCGAATCGACCTCCTGGAACTCGACCGCGAGGCGTTCGTCGAGCGCGTCACCACCGACCTGCCGCCGCGGCCCGCGAACTTCGAAACTATCGTCGCGACGAACCTCGGCGAGCGCGAACTGGACGAGGCGGCCCTGGAACTGGAACGCGGCCCGAACAACTGCGCGGTGTCGGCAGCGAAGTAA
- a CDS encoding amidohydrolase, with amino-acid sequence MDRDSLVSLRRDLHRHPEPAWCEFYTTARIAEACRRVGVDDLLVGPEVVDAESRMAVPDGDTLAEWQERAVEDGADAELVDRMAGGHTGAIATLERGDGPTVGLRVDIDALHITESESGDHHPASEGFRSEHEGYMHACGHDGHATIGVGVLEAVADSDFEGTLKVVFQPAEERVGGGKAIAESGHLDDVDYLYAVHLGLDHPSGEVVAGVDGFLAVSHLLAEFEGEPAHAGAHPEEGRNAVQAMATAIQNLYAIPRHDGGATRVNAGRAGGGTATNIVPEEAFVEGEVRGETTDLMHYMKRKAERVLHSAADMHECEVELSTEGEAPSAESDQALVDAFAAEAGGHPDVDSVVERDSLGGSEDATYLMQRVQQTGGLACYVCVGTDHPGGHHTSTFDVDEGSLWPAVDALSGAIRSVATDRP; translated from the coding sequence ATGGACAGAGATTCGCTGGTCTCGCTGCGCAGAGACCTCCACCGACACCCGGAGCCGGCGTGGTGTGAGTTCTACACGACGGCCCGAATCGCCGAGGCGTGCCGCCGGGTCGGCGTCGACGACCTCCTCGTCGGCCCCGAGGTCGTGGACGCCGAGAGCCGGATGGCGGTGCCCGACGGCGACACGCTCGCGGAGTGGCAGGAGCGCGCAGTCGAGGACGGCGCCGACGCCGAGTTGGTCGACCGGATGGCGGGCGGACACACGGGCGCAATCGCCACTCTCGAACGCGGCGACGGCCCGACGGTCGGCCTGCGCGTGGACATCGACGCACTCCACATCACCGAGTCCGAGAGCGGCGACCACCACCCCGCCAGCGAGGGCTTTCGCTCCGAACACGAGGGGTACATGCACGCCTGCGGGCACGACGGCCACGCCACCATCGGCGTCGGCGTCCTCGAAGCCGTAGCGGACAGCGACTTCGAGGGGACGCTGAAGGTCGTCTTCCAGCCCGCCGAGGAGCGCGTCGGCGGCGGGAAGGCCATCGCGGAGAGCGGCCACCTCGACGACGTGGACTACCTGTACGCGGTTCACCTCGGTCTCGACCACCCGAGCGGCGAGGTGGTCGCGGGCGTCGACGGCTTCCTCGCGGTGAGCCACCTGCTCGCGGAGTTCGAGGGCGAACCCGCCCACGCCGGCGCCCACCCCGAGGAAGGGCGGAACGCGGTGCAGGCGATGGCGACGGCGATTCAGAACCTCTACGCGATTCCGCGCCACGACGGCGGCGCGACGCGCGTGAACGCCGGGCGCGCGGGCGGCGGCACCGCGACGAACATCGTCCCCGAGGAGGCGTTCGTGGAGGGCGAGGTCCGGGGCGAGACCACCGACCTGATGCACTACATGAAGAGGAAGGCCGAGCGCGTCCTGCACTCGGCGGCGGACATGCACGAGTGCGAGGTCGAACTCTCCACGGAGGGCGAGGCGCCGAGCGCGGAGAGCGATCAGGCGCTCGTGGACGCGTTCGCCGCCGAGGCCGGCGGCCACCCGGACGTGGATTCGGTCGTCGAGCGCGACTCGCTGGGCGGGAGCGAGGACGCCACCTACCTGATGCAACGCGTCCAGCAGACCGGCGGCCTGGCGTGTTACGTCTGCGTCGGCACCGACCACCCCGGCGGCCACCACACGTCGACGTTCGACGTGGACGAGGGGTCGCTGTGGCCGGCCGTCGACGCGCTCTCGGGCGCGATCCGGTCCGTGGCCACCGACCGGCCGTAA
- a CDS encoding acetamidase/formamidase family protein: MPDADYELSDDDANVHHVWDNSLDPAVTVEPGDVVRFECRDAVDGQVGPDSTAEDFGNVSFDPVHPLTGPVYVEGAEPGDVLEVELLDLEHRGWGYTGFMPGDMGLGLLPEDFEDPGYHAWNIEDGVCEFVDGIEVPADPFPGTIGNAPAEPGEHDTLPPRDVGGNMDVKHLTGGATVYLPVECEGALFSTGDCHAAQGDGEVCVTGVEAPMFVTARFDVRTDKDIEQPEFESDHPYTPTGADEPMYGTTGIAPDLMDATKEAVRHMISHLHEERGLTRGEAYILCSAAVDLKVSEVVDAPNWTVTAYLPESIFPN, from the coding sequence ATGCCAGACGCCGATTACGAACTGAGCGACGACGACGCGAACGTCCACCACGTCTGGGACAACTCCCTCGACCCCGCGGTCACCGTCGAACCCGGCGACGTGGTGCGCTTCGAGTGCCGGGACGCCGTGGACGGACAGGTCGGCCCCGACTCCACCGCCGAGGACTTCGGAAACGTCAGCTTCGACCCCGTCCACCCCCTCACCGGCCCCGTCTACGTGGAGGGCGCCGAACCCGGCGACGTGCTCGAAGTCGAACTGCTCGACCTCGAACACAGGGGCTGGGGGTACACCGGCTTCATGCCCGGCGACATGGGCCTCGGCCTGCTCCCCGAGGACTTCGAGGACCCCGGCTACCACGCGTGGAACATCGAGGACGGCGTCTGCGAGTTCGTCGACGGCATCGAGGTGCCCGCCGACCCGTTCCCCGGCACCATCGGGAACGCGCCCGCCGAACCCGGCGAACACGACACGCTCCCGCCCCGCGACGTGGGCGGGAACATGGACGTGAAACACCTCACGGGGGGCGCGACCGTCTACCTCCCAGTCGAGTGCGAGGGCGCGCTGTTCTCCACGGGCGACTGCCACGCCGCGCAGGGCGACGGCGAGGTCTGCGTGACGGGCGTCGAGGCGCCGATGTTCGTCACCGCGCGCTTCGACGTGCGGACGGACAAGGACATCGAGCAACCGGAGTTCGAGTCCGACCACCCGTACACGCCCACGGGCGCGGACGAGCCGATGTACGGCACCACCGGTATCGCGCCCGACCTGATGGACGCCACGAAGGAGGCCGTCCGCCACATGATTTCCCACCTCCACGAGGAGCGCGGGCTCACGCGCGGCGAGGCGTACATCCTCTGCTCGGCGGCCGTCGACCTCAAGGTCAGCGAGGTGGTCGACGCGCCGAACTGGACGGTGACGGCGTACCTCCCGGAGAGCATCTTCCCGAACTGA
- a CDS encoding plastocyanin/azurin family copper-binding protein — MGSQVTRRGFLATLGGVAGVAAATEPADAQQEGQTQRVNMTDSLVFNPDEIFVEPGTTVIWQNVGAVGHSVTAYEDEIPDAAEFFASGGFDEEAAARRGYPDRGDIAGEENYRHTFEVEGTYEYFCIPHESVGMLGTVEVTTDPPAQEGFVSILTNRSRDIAIYLVTGLVAVLAFAWAVLKYGGEYGEEN; from the coding sequence ATGGGTTCGCAGGTCACTCGCCGCGGCTTCCTCGCCACACTCGGCGGTGTTGCCGGCGTCGCCGCCGCGACGGAACCGGCTGACGCACAGCAGGAAGGCCAGACGCAGCGCGTGAACATGACCGACTCGCTGGTGTTCAACCCCGACGAGATATTCGTCGAACCGGGCACCACGGTCATCTGGCAGAACGTCGGCGCCGTCGGCCACTCGGTCACCGCCTACGAGGACGAGATTCCCGACGCGGCCGAGTTCTTCGCGTCCGGCGGCTTCGACGAGGAAGCGGCGGCCCGGCGGGGCTACCCGGACCGCGGCGACATCGCCGGCGAGGAGAACTACCGGCACACCTTCGAAGTGGAGGGGACCTACGAGTACTTCTGTATCCCCCACGAGTCCGTCGGGATGCTCGGCACCGTCGAGGTGACGACGGACCCGCCCGCACAGGAGGGGTTCGTCTCCATCCTCACGAATCGCTCGCGGGACATCGCCATCTACCTCGTCACGGGGCTCGTGGCCGTCCTCGCGTTCGCGTGGGCCGTCCTGAAGTACGGCGGCGAGTACGGGGAGGAGAACTAG
- a CDS encoding 2Fe-2S iron-sulfur cluster-binding protein — MTDYTVEFVGTGEEIQVSDTETILKACLREGIAQEYSCRVGMCLACSAKIEDGDVVQPAARGLTDEEADEYALTCMARPQSDLVLDRGKYPPSIEQDAATAADAAADDD, encoded by the coding sequence ATGACCGACTACACCGTGGAGTTCGTCGGGACCGGCGAGGAGATTCAGGTCTCCGACACGGAGACCATCCTGAAGGCCTGCCTGCGGGAGGGCATCGCCCAGGAGTACTCCTGTCGCGTCGGGATGTGTCTCGCGTGCTCCGCGAAGATAGAGGACGGCGACGTGGTGCAGCCGGCGGCCCGCGGCCTCACCGACGAGGAGGCCGATGAGTACGCGCTGACGTGCATGGCGCGCCCGCAGTCCGACCTCGTGTTGGACCGCGGGAAGTACCCGCCGAGCATCGAGCAGGACGCCGCGACCGCCGCGGACGCCGCCGCCGACGACGACTGA